The following proteins are encoded in a genomic region of Mycobacterium sp. 155:
- a CDS encoding LON peptidase substrate-binding domain-containing protein, translating to MFPLETALLPGEELPLRIFEPRYVALVSDCMAMTEPAFGVVLISAGREVGGGDQRCDVGALARIVDCQNLGADRYGLRCVMAERIRVLHWLDDAPYPRAEIEVWNDEPGVADASRLADVKDRMVALFDLIGEARGVPVHSRDIVTAAAADPVNPLYALATRVPMGQADRYAVLSAPSEAARLDALSEAVAAVTAMVEFQLSG from the coding sequence ATGTTCCCTCTCGAGACGGCGCTGCTGCCCGGTGAGGAACTGCCGCTGCGCATCTTCGAGCCCCGCTACGTCGCGTTGGTCAGTGACTGCATGGCCATGACGGAGCCGGCGTTCGGTGTGGTGCTGATCTCGGCGGGGCGTGAGGTGGGCGGTGGCGATCAGCGGTGCGACGTGGGCGCGCTTGCCCGGATCGTCGACTGCCAGAATCTCGGCGCCGACCGCTACGGGCTCAGATGTGTTATGGCCGAACGTATTCGGGTACTGCACTGGTTGGACGACGCTCCTTATCCGCGTGCGGAGATCGAAGTCTGGAACGATGAACCGGGCGTCGCCGATGCATCGCGGCTGGCCGACGTGAAGGACCGCATGGTGGCACTGTTCGACCTGATCGGCGAGGCCCGGGGCGTCCCGGTGCACAGTCGTGACATCGTCACCGCCGCGGCGGCCGACCCGGTCAATCCCCTCTACGCGCTGGCTACGCGGGTGCCGATGGGACAGGCCGACCGGTACGCGGTGCTGTCCGCGCCGAGCGAGGCGGCCAGGCTGGATGCATTGAGCGAAGCCGTCGCCGCCGTGACGGCCATGGTGGAGTTTCAGTTATCCGGGTAG